A segment of the Scophthalmus maximus strain ysfricsl-2021 chromosome 11, ASM2237912v1, whole genome shotgun sequence genome:
CTCGCCACATTAAagatattgaaaaataattccTAGATCcgctccaaaatgtaatcagttgTTCCTTGGGTtatgccccacccctccaaaaatatttcatggaaattgattattaatttttgggtataatcctgctaacaaacacacatgaaaacatgcaTAACCtataataatgatttaattatttgGAGTTTATATAAGCTCCATGTGCCCCCCCACCCTTTTATAAGGAGCTTAAAAATATTCATGGAGGCTTGAAACTGAATctaaatttcaaaatgtgccaGTGAAAGTCTAAACGAGACACAAAatgtcctccccctccgccaGAGGAAGAAGAATCTTTGCTCTTATCCTCGAGCTTGGTCTCATCTCTCACCTCAGACTAAACTCTTGAGTCTGATGCCCAAAGCACTCTAGTCTCCTTCCCACACgtggaaaaaacagacaaaaaaaaacccagcagcaGTAAACTTGAGGAAACTAAAAATGGCCTCTCTCTGAGGGAAACTTGTGTGACTCAAGTCTGACCCCGCTgcctcctcactcctccaccgctgctgctgcagagaacGCAAGATTTAAGATGGCGAGGAGGCAAACTAATTCAGTCCAGCTGGAGGcaatgactgtgtttgtgtgtgtgtgtgtgttttcaagctcttttctttcattcacagtatatgtacacacatatgCTGACCTATACACACTTGACTGACTACACTCTTTCACTGACATGCTGGGTGTACCTGGTTCTGCACCAAACCAACAAAGGACCTCCAGAGAAGCCATCTGGACAGCAGGTTGCCATTTTATCAATACCCACAATTCCCCTCTATTGTGCTGAAATGTTAAGGCTACAACAGCACAATCTGTGGTGTGAAAATAATACGGTGGAGGCAGGAAGAGTAAACgagcggaggagagaaggtTATCTGACATGAAGGTGCACGTCAAAAAGCAGGTCCATGTCAATGAGTGTCTTCACTATTCTGACAGACCTTTGACATCATCTACATCTGTAACATTGTGATATCGGAAAGCGAGAGGGGAGGCCGACACTGGCGGTTGACTAATCACAACAGAGGGGGTTCGGCCTGGCCAATCcgagcagactgggcttcgttgggagggaggggccttaaagagacaggagctagaaccaagtgtttcagagagaggctggaaagaggagccgcaggaatggacagtatgaggaaaggatgtgtttactgaacagagcaggtaaaccttttcaagtaatagcccaaattaaaatcatgaatatgaatatcaaTATAAAGCACTTTGGGATTCTGTGAAAGGTGTTATACAAATGAGGTTTACTCACCGTACTCAAGTTGGGTCTTATGCAAAAAGTTCACAGCagtttatacaaaaaaaatatatatcaatcaatttattttcctgctgtcagAGTTGAAGGTTACACTGTTCAGTATGAGAACTTACTTACtgatttgaattcaaattaatttacaaattcAGGTTAGTTTTGGCAGTGGGGATAGCTCATTGATCTCggcttcactttgtgtttttatgtaacAGTTGACCttagggagggggggggggggcgcagggGTGTGTAAAGTCACAAACATGGCACATTTTGTGTGACCTCTTAACTTCCTATGATCGGGAGTCATTTCTTTCTGTGAGTGTGCGCAGGTGAGAGGGCTAATGATTATAGGCTCCGATAAAAATAATGTGATGCAGAAAGAAATGCTCAGACTGACACTGCATTtacaagcagagagagagagagacagagagagagagacagagagagagagagagagagggggggggtcaacaAAATGTCCTCAACTTAAATAGACACCAGATGgcgagaacagagagaagaaaagaaaaatgtcagaggTAACattgaggaagaaaagagaaaataaatgaaagataCGATTGAGGTTAAAAACAATTATTCTATTaatcaaaactaaatatttgaatgtaCTGTCCAGTATGTTCGTGAGTAAGAGTTTAGTATTATCTGAGCTGAGGCTCTGAAGATGGACGGTGTCAGATGATGAATGGATTCTGAAGTCCTCTGAGACAAACCTGGGAGTTTTGGCTTCACAGATAAACACAACTGGACTCGCGTTGAATGAGAAAAGCAGcttcagtgtcagtgtgagacGGGTGGTTATCTGGAcacgtgtgtctctctctgtctctgcggAGCTTCAGCCTTTATCTCGAAGCTGTCCCAGTAGGCGGGGTCTTCCTCTGTCAGAGGTGAGGCGGAGGCGACGAGCTCGCTGAACGACAGCAGCGTGAACgtggtgggaggagaaagagatgaagGACGAGGCTGACGGGGGACATGGAAGAAGAATGTGTTCAGTTATATTAATTAGTCTGTTTgccctttaaaataaatgaaaatgaaaatgtgctaatgttaaactaaatcactgttgttttaaatcccagagaaaagctgaaaaagTCACTCTGAACCGTCAAATGTggaatatattattttgtgcCCTTACAGCAGAGTCTGGTTTGTCCGCTGGTCCGAGCGCTACAGCAACATGATGGTCAACATCCAGCAAGCTCTCCTGCAGaattacacacgcacacgcacacacacacacacgcacacacacacacacacacagaataaaataaacacctTTAACCTCATTGTAATTCTGAGCAAATACACACCGACGGACATGTGCATCCTTATCAGATGCTCAGTCGGACATTAACCCAGCATGCGTCCGCTTGTGCATGATTGCTTGAATATATCCATGTGAATATCTACATGTGGTATCCGTGTGCATGATTTCTAAATCAGGAGTGAGTGAAGGTAACCGTCAGATAACCGCTGCGTTTACAAGTCGCAAATCACTtccgagcaaaaaaaaaattggccaaACATCAATCATACAAGTATTCACTGAAAAAGAATGTCAATTTAGAGGTCGTAGAAAAAAATCCACTGCGCAAAATTTATGATTAATACATGTGGCCGAAGCTTTGCTGATGTGAATCTATGCAGCTTTTTTAATGGTTTGCGTTTGTATTCAATAGTCCCATTTTGAAGAACATACACATttctcagaacacacacaccaactgtaAATCCAATCTTGCTGAGGCCAAATTGTCCTGCAAACAttcattcagggtttttttgtgaaagtgttTATGTGAGAGTAACAGGTGGTCATGGTGTATGTGAGAATGTGTAGTGGGGAATTAGTTACAAAATGGCAGCAAGTAAAGTAGGGAGAGAAATATCACcatgaaatgaattcaaatttgtGTTGAGAGTACTAGTTGTTACAGTCTGTTCtgaatgtatatatgtgtgtgtgtgtgtgtgtgtgtgagtgtgcgtgtccTGTTAATTGTGTCCCTCAGCATTGGTGTCTAAAAGCCTGTGGGGGTGACATCAGCAGAGGTCAGCAGGAAGCAATAAGTCTCATAGCTGCTGCTACAGCCAATCAGCAATCAACCGAGAAGACGTGAGGTCAACGGCACTGTGCtgctcatctcatctcatctctttgGCAAAACTCGGAGCTCCGAGCGTGTCCCTTTGTATTTGAGACATATCAGAGGAATCGATTTGCTTCAAGCACATTTGACCTCTCAAGGTCACTGCAATCATTCGCTGATCACAAATAATTATGTGCGGCGTCTCTCAAGGACAGATTGTTGGTGCATGCGTCTCTGTGTTATGACactaaaaatgtgacattttttataatCCTTAAACACATTCTCCTAAGAACATTACCTtttctaaaacaaacaacagcatgaGCATGAGCTCCTGGTGTGACCTCAAGATTTGATTTTATCCTTCATGTTTTTGTCGAGGTTTTTTGTCTGCTTGAATCAGCGCTGGCTCGAGTTGGGCCGCTGTGTTGActgttattttaacattttcatacaGACATTAACTTGCAACACCGTGACTAAGTTGGGTTTTACGCTCATCTTTTGACCAACATGGAGATAGTTCATGGGTGGTCAGAAATATACGTGCTCATGAAATTCTTTAACTTTTGCTCAGTAAATGTTGTAGAAGTCAATTTTTCATGTGTGATGAAATAAGGTTACTATTTATGATGAAAAATACCCCGGAGCATTCTGATGTCTTAAATTTTCCTGATTTGTCAAACCAACTATCActtacaatgataaaaaaaacaaaaacttctgGTGTCAGAAAgtgttttggcatttttgcatgaaaagtgacaaacaattatttgtttattaaaatacaTGCAGATTAACATTGTGCTGCAACTGTATAAACTACACCTGTTCCAGCTCTAGAAGCTATTTTCTCCATTATTTATCCTTTGGACTCAGTCTGAACTGGCAGTTTGTGCAGCTGTATTTAGCTGTCACACCTCTTTTACACAACAAGTTATAGTTAaaaagaggacacacacagacgcattACCATCAACCTGTGGTCGATACAATTGAGCTTTTAGTCTCCAGCgtgaaaagacagacacaaaaacagcatTAGGCCTcgacgagaggagagaagaggatcaGCCTTTTCAAACCAGTGGTAACCTTTTAGTAGTCACTTGCTAATCCCTCTGCCACTGGgcatggagggggtgggggggtttagagaggaaaaatacagagggaaagaggggagatGATGCAGGTACAGTAAATGAATGGAAGaaggtgaagagggagaagaaaagagaaggagatatTGGAGAAAAAATCATCAAAGGGGGATGTGAAGAGGAAGTTGatgagaaaagacaagaagagcagaaaaagaggaggtgaaATGGGAAATAGAAGAAGAATAGAGGAGTGATGGCAAAAACTGATTCTCCTGCTCTGACAGAGAGGTCCCTTCCTCTAATCTCTGGTCGTGGTGTTAGGAGGGCTGAAGGGCCACTCGAGAGACCCCCTGTAGCTCTGGTGTGTCTTTCACTGTAAGGCCACCGGTAATTCACTTATCACAGGATTTCCAGTGGGCAGCCGCTGGGGAACGGAGAGGCACCACTGCTTTTGACGTCATTACTTTGTCATAGAGGCTACATTCAACTGCTGCAAGACATGTTACTATGCTACACTGTTTCCACAAAACCCACGAATCAAATAAGtaactaattaaaaataattataaaacagTATTACTACAACACTCACAGTCATTCACTgtttaacagtattttttttgtattgcatgGTTTTCCTCAGCAGGTGGagttgctcagttgtcatgaaaaaaaagtagatcTTCAGATTTCCATGAATCATTTCTCTTAAATATCAAGATCAAAAGTTCATTATTGTCCATGAAAACAGCAGATGACTAccaaatagaaaatgaatgtcatcCTTGTACTAAAATGTGTCCTCCAATCACTGAACTGAGCATTTGTTCTGGGAGAATACACAACCTGTTTTAGACACTACTGAACaaagatatataaaaaatataataaatttcTAAGATGTGGGGAAAAGACCACTGAGTCTTAAACAAACTATGATACTagtagaaaacacacaaaaaaaactgcaaaatgcCCTTTCGATCTGGCACCTGGTCAGTAGGGGAAAACACGTCTGACTGCTTCCAACTTAAACATGTTGCTGTTTCTCTTTGGGATGTGCCCACACTTTTGAAATATAGTGAACTAAACCATTGCATCCATTTTTACCCCGTTTCCAATTTGTAGTTAATCAGAACAtgcacaacaaagacaacatcAAGCCTTTTAGTAATCTGGCTAGTTTGTTTTTTCGCCCTCTTGCAACTTTTATGAACACGTCTTCAAACAGACTTACTTCAAATATCCAGTCCCCCTCTTCTTTCCCATCCAGATGCATCTTGGTCTGGCGCAGCACTTGGTCCTGTGAGGGCGGTTCGGAGGGCAGGTGAAACTCCGCCCTCTGCAGGTCGAAGTCCAGACCTGTGCCGATTGCTTTGATGAAACTCTCCTTCAGGGCCTTGGAGGAAAGGGAGCGGACATGATGAGTTACATGCAGGAAATCCTCACACGCTGATTCACATGTTCATATGTCTGACAGAGCTGAGAAAGACAgtctgtgtgtgctttgtgtgtgtgagtgtgttgtacAGTGACGTCCAATAATGTGAGACTCTTTAACACTTTTAGACCCCACTGtattttgacaaaacattttaaaccagAACAGATGGGAATCTATACACACATGAATAACAGTGGGTCCTTAAAAAAGAgggactttttttgtgtgtgtgtgtgtgtgtgtgtccaaccaAAACCATCCCTGCTCCGCAGCCAATGAGCCACAATAACATTATTACAAGGCTAATTGCTATGGCAACCGTCGAGCTCTGCCATTAGTCAACAGGGTGGTGATGATATCAGAGCTTGACGTCTCTGTGCCACCCTCTGAATCTCACAACATCTTTACTTAGCACCACCGTTGCTGTCgctgtccatctgtgtgtgtgcgcgcgtttggactattgtgtgtctgtggagatgaaatgcagagacagaagatagcagaatgtgaagaaaagacagacatgGAGAAAAATGTGACTTAAGTGGAGTGCACacttcagtgtatgtgtgtgtttcaaatgaCATTGCTATCCCTCCCTATGTTtgtttctaacacacacacacaaacaaacaaaacaaaaagaaatgagaacaACGTCTGCAGAGCCCAGCAGCGATGAAATGTGACGGCAAGGTAGCgcggttgccatggttaccCAGTGCCGGTAGAACGCAGCGAGCTGGCGGTGATCCGCGGCTGCTGATTGGATGATGCTCCACTCGTACGCTGTAAACTGACGAGTCATGATGCGGAAAAACTCCGACACAGACTTGCTACCTggtggggaaagaaagagggagggagggagagagaggagacagaggtgagAGAAAAGCTGGAGGAAGGCGTCAGATGCAAAACACTATTCTTGAGAAATTTTAAAGATGCTAAGTATGTTTCATACCCCCCACCCTGAAAACTCCACCACCCTCCCCACCCAAACACATATACAGAGAAATCTGAATCCATACACACAAGCGGCCTTGTCCTACAGCTTTTATACCCAAGACAACTTTGACCCCTTGTGGTCAAGTTGGGGAATACACAA
Coding sequences within it:
- the aasdhppt gene encoding L-aminoadipate-semialdehyde dehydrogenase-phosphopantetheinyl transferase isoform X1, whose product is MTRRDTAEGMGSVRWAFRCGSWTPSRCDWLFAARCIQREEKERIGQFVFAKDAKSAMAGCCSGGLSARGWVSPGQSSDWRGLPEGSLTWRHRPRFIILHLHVVSSGSGGAWSFNLSHQGDYAVLAAEQGLQVGVDIMKNTMPGSKSVSEFFRIMTRQFTAYEWSIIQSAAADHRQLAAFYRHWALKESFIKAIGTGLDFDLQRAEFHLPSEPPSQDQVLRQTKMHLDGKEEGDWIFEESLLDVDHHVAVALGPADKPDSAPRPSSLSPPTTFTLLSFSELVASASPLTEEDPAYWDSFEIKAEAPQRQRETHVSR
- the aasdhppt gene encoding L-aminoadipate-semialdehyde dehydrogenase-phosphopantetheinyl transferase isoform X2, whose product is MTRRDTAEGMGSVRWAFRCGSWTPSRCDWLFAARCIQREEKERIGQFVFAKDAKSAMAGRLLLRRFVCERMGVPWSEFRLERSPRGKPYLAAPTKVSSGSGGAWSFNLSHQGDYAVLAAEQGLQVGVDIMKNTMPGSKSVSEFFRIMTRQFTAYEWSIIQSAAADHRQLAAFYRHWALKESFIKAIGTGLDFDLQRAEFHLPSEPPSQDQVLRQTKMHLDGKEEGDWIFEESLLDVDHHVAVALGPADKPDSAPRPSSLSPPTTFTLLSFSELVASASPLTEEDPAYWDSFEIKAEAPQRQRETHVSR
- the aasdhppt gene encoding L-aminoadipate-semialdehyde dehydrogenase-phosphopantetheinyl transferase isoform X4, encoding MRNQPWQAGCCSGGLSARGWVSPGQSSDWRGLPEGSLTWRHRPRFIILHLHVVSSGSGGAWSFNLSHQGDYAVLAAEQGLQVGVDIMKNTMPGSKSVSEFFRIMTRQFTAYEWSIIQSAAADHRQLAAFYRHWALKESFIKAIGTGLDFDLQRAEFHLPSEPPSQDQVLRQTKMHLDGKEEGDWIFEESLLDVDHHVAVALGPADKPDSAPRPSSLSPPTTFTLLSFSELVASASPLTEEDPAYWDSFEIKAEAPQRQRETHVSR
- the aasdhppt gene encoding L-aminoadipate-semialdehyde dehydrogenase-phosphopantetheinyl transferase isoform X3 — its product is MTRRDTAEGMGSVRWAFRCGSWTPSRCDWLFAARCIQREEKERIGQFVFAKDAKSAMVSSGSGGAWSFNLSHQGDYAVLAAEQGLQVGVDIMKNTMPGSKSVSEFFRIMTRQFTAYEWSIIQSAAADHRQLAAFYRHWALKESFIKAIGTGLDFDLQRAEFHLPSEPPSQDQVLRQTKMHLDGKEEGDWIFEESLLDVDHHVAVALGPADKPDSAPRPSSLSPPTTFTLLSFSELVASASPLTEEDPAYWDSFEIKAEAPQRQRETHVSR